A window of the Aeromicrobium phoceense genome harbors these coding sequences:
- a CDS encoding Ppx/GppA family phosphatase, protein MTETTPRWEWRSFADSAVDIGSALILSPPDRIQESDELYLLSAEGTDTVKIRDDLMDVKHLVAVDERGLQQWSPVMKADFPLSSADVDTVIAALGVVSPPLARDMYTLGQFMNELVHPHPDVVAADVHKRRERHTIGGCLAELTEVRSGKGSTRTIAIESEDPALVMAALRELGLPPMPNVSFPRGLKSLLRLGTERYGVIDVGTNSVKFHLGERGADGHWRAVADRAEVTRLGEGLHEAGRLSPEPMERTVEAIVAMVDEAAQAGAAETVAVGTAGLRIASNSEDLIAAVRARCGLTIDVVSGDEEARLAYLGTRAGIGQSRGSLVVFETGGGSSQFTVGHGEEIDERFSLDVGAVRYTEAHGLGAAVSEDALAEAFAAIAADLRRLDDRPTPNLLVAMGGAVTNMAAVMHALGEYDADIVHGTVLDRTEIDRQIELYRTSSSDERRSIIGLQPQRADIILAGACIVRTVLAAFGNESLTVSDRGLRHGLLVERFG, encoded by the coding sequence GTGACCGAGACGACCCCGCGATGGGAGTGGCGCAGCTTCGCCGACTCAGCCGTCGACATCGGGTCGGCGCTGATCCTCTCGCCTCCCGACCGGATTCAGGAGAGCGACGAGCTCTACCTGCTGTCGGCCGAGGGAACCGACACCGTCAAGATCCGCGACGACCTGATGGACGTCAAGCACCTCGTCGCCGTGGACGAGCGCGGACTCCAGCAGTGGTCCCCGGTGATGAAGGCCGATTTTCCCCTGTCCTCGGCCGACGTCGACACCGTCATCGCAGCTCTGGGCGTCGTGTCGCCGCCTCTGGCACGGGACATGTACACGCTGGGCCAGTTCATGAACGAACTGGTGCACCCCCACCCCGACGTGGTCGCGGCCGACGTGCACAAGAGGCGGGAACGCCACACCATCGGAGGTTGTCTGGCCGAGCTGACCGAAGTGCGCAGCGGGAAGGGATCGACCCGCACCATCGCGATCGAGTCCGAGGACCCGGCCTTGGTGATGGCCGCACTCCGCGAGCTCGGGTTGCCACCGATGCCCAACGTGAGCTTCCCGCGCGGTCTCAAGTCGCTCCTGCGGCTCGGTACGGAGCGCTACGGCGTCATCGACGTGGGCACCAACTCGGTCAAGTTCCACCTCGGTGAACGAGGCGCTGACGGTCACTGGCGGGCGGTCGCCGACCGTGCCGAGGTCACGCGGCTCGGTGAAGGTCTGCACGAGGCCGGCCGACTCAGCCCCGAGCCCATGGAGCGGACGGTGGAGGCCATCGTCGCCATGGTGGACGAGGCCGCACAGGCAGGCGCCGCGGAGACCGTTGCCGTGGGCACCGCCGGCCTGCGGATCGCCTCCAACAGCGAAGATCTCATCGCTGCTGTCCGGGCACGGTGTGGTCTGACGATCGATGTCGTCTCCGGAGACGAGGAGGCACGACTGGCCTATCTCGGTACGAGGGCCGGGATCGGACAGTCGCGAGGCTCCCTCGTGGTGTTCGAGACCGGCGGCGGCAGCTCCCAGTTCACGGTCGGGCACGGCGAGGAGATCGACGAGCGGTTCAGCCTGGACGTGGGCGCTGTTCGCTACACGGAGGCACATGGACTCGGAGCGGCGGTCTCCGAGGACGCCCTGGCCGAGGCGTTCGCGGCGATCGCTGCCGACCTCCGCCGGCTCGACGACCGGCCGACACCGAACCTGCTCGTGGCGATGGGTGGCGCTGTCACGAACATGGCCGCCGTCATGCACGCCCTGGGGGAGTACGACGCCGACATCGTCCACGGCACGGTGCTCGACAGGACCGAGATCGACCGGCAGATCGAGCTCTATCGCACGAGCTCCAGTGACGAGCGTCGTTCGATCATCGGCTTGCAGCCCCAGCGGGCCGACATCATCCTCGCGGGTGCGTGCATCGTGCGAACGGTGCTCGCCGCGTTCGGCAACGAGTCGCTCACGGTCAGCGATCGCGGACTGCGACACGGCCTGCTGGTCGAGAGATTCGGCTAG
- a CDS encoding adenylate cyclase, producing the protein MTDQSQGRLSDAQVAELLALTRDVDSVELKMTVPDSDRRAAVVALGMDALDAEIRQVYFFDTPDLRLDKAGVVVRARRAQRRGDDSVVKLRPVAPAHIQEAWASDNLGVEVDAMPGGFVCSASMKATWEPTLVKEVASGAKAIHKAYSKEQRSFFTAHAPEGVELDDLSILGPITVLKLKLHPPELRMRLVAELWLYPDGSRILELSAKCPPAETFQAAAELRAFLTLKGLDLSGEQQTKTKSALEYFSAQLSGSD; encoded by the coding sequence GTGACCGATCAATCGCAGGGCCGACTCTCGGATGCGCAGGTCGCCGAGCTGCTCGCGCTGACCAGGGACGTGGACAGCGTCGAGCTCAAGATGACCGTGCCGGACTCGGATCGACGCGCTGCCGTGGTGGCCCTGGGGATGGATGCGCTCGATGCCGAGATTCGCCAGGTGTACTTCTTCGACACTCCTGACCTGAGGCTCGACAAGGCCGGTGTCGTCGTCCGGGCCCGCCGGGCGCAGCGGCGGGGAGACGACTCGGTGGTCAAGCTGAGGCCCGTGGCGCCGGCTCATATCCAGGAGGCGTGGGCCTCGGACAACCTCGGGGTGGAGGTCGACGCGATGCCCGGGGGCTTCGTCTGCTCGGCGTCCATGAAGGCCACGTGGGAACCGACCCTGGTGAAGGAGGTCGCCTCAGGCGCGAAGGCGATCCACAAGGCGTACTCCAAGGAGCAACGATCGTTCTTCACGGCCCATGCGCCCGAGGGTGTCGAACTGGACGACCTGTCGATCCTCGGCCCCATCACCGTGCTCAAGCTGAAGCTGCATCCGCCCGAGCTGCGGATGCGTCTCGTCGCGGAGCTCTGGCTCTACCCGGACGGCTCCCGGATCCTCGAGCTCTCGGCGAAGTGCCCTCCGGCGGAGACCTTCCAGGCCGCGGCCGAGCTCAGGGCCTTCCTGACCCTGAAGGGTCTCGATCTCTCGGGCGAGCAACAGACGAAGACGAAGTCAGCGCTCGAGTACTTCTCCGCCCAGCTCTCAGGGAGTGACTAG
- a CDS encoding SRPBCC family protein, which produces MESRHVSRVIAASPQDVYAFAVEPANLPRWASGLAEAEVEVRDDHLVVQSPMGEVRVRFVPRNSFGILDHDVTLPSGATVTNPFRVLAHPDGAEVVFTVRQLDLSDEEFEQDARTIAKDLDALAALVES; this is translated from the coding sequence ATGGAGTCTCGCCACGTCAGCCGGGTCATCGCCGCGTCGCCGCAGGACGTCTACGCCTTCGCGGTGGAACCCGCGAACCTGCCGCGCTGGGCCTCCGGTCTGGCGGAGGCGGAGGTCGAGGTGAGGGACGACCACCTCGTCGTGCAATCGCCGATGGGGGAGGTGCGCGTGCGGTTCGTCCCTCGTAACTCCTTCGGGATCCTCGACCACGACGTGACGCTGCCGTCCGGTGCCACCGTCACCAACCCGTTCCGGGTCCTCGCGCACCCCGACGGCGCCGAGGTGGTCTTCACGGTGCGCCAGCTCGACCTGTCGGACGAGGAGTTCGAGCAGGACGCCCGCACGATCGCGAAGGACCTCGACGCGCTGGCGGCCCTGGTCGAGTCCTGA
- a CDS encoding flavin reductase family protein translates to MDDDAFETLMASVDQPLVVVTTAAEDERAGCLVGFHAQSSIDSEHYSVWLSKANHTYRTGLRAKHFAVHFLTDRDLALAERFGTTCSAETDKFDGLDVDTDEYAVPLLRDCPNRIVLERIAVLDDGGDHVCLASRVVAAHAGEPFTPLRVSAATHLEPGHPAESRAVHP, encoded by the coding sequence GTGGATGACGACGCGTTCGAGACGCTGATGGCCTCCGTCGACCAGCCGCTCGTGGTGGTGACGACGGCCGCCGAGGACGAACGCGCGGGGTGCCTCGTCGGGTTCCACGCGCAGTCGAGCATCGACTCCGAGCACTACAGCGTGTGGCTGTCGAAGGCGAACCACACGTACCGCACCGGCCTGCGCGCGAAGCACTTCGCCGTGCACTTCCTCACCGACCGCGACCTCGCCCTGGCCGAGCGGTTCGGCACCACGTGCAGCGCCGAGACCGACAAGTTCGACGGCCTCGACGTGGACACCGACGAGTACGCGGTCCCCCTCCTGCGCGACTGCCCCAACCGCATCGTGCTCGAGCGGATCGCCGTGCTCGACGACGGCGGCGACCACGTGTGCCTGGCGTCGCGCGTCGTGGCGGCCCACGCCGGCGAGCCGTTCACGCCGCTGCGCGTCTCGGCGGCCACTCACCTCGAGCCCGGCCACCCCGCCGAGAGCCGCGCCGTCCACCCCTGA
- a CDS encoding SdpI family protein, which produces MTEELVGRAVIGVVMLGVAALLWWMARAAAEGRLERNAFVGIRTPSTMANDGAWLAAHQRAERPTKAAALISAIVAAACLVPMPEAALVAVVLGGAAVILGLVIRAAVVGGRAARATTAD; this is translated from the coding sequence GTGACCGAGGAACTGGTGGGCCGGGCCGTGATCGGCGTGGTGATGCTCGGCGTCGCCGCACTGCTGTGGTGGATGGCGCGGGCCGCGGCCGAGGGGCGGTTGGAGCGCAACGCCTTCGTCGGCATCCGCACGCCGAGCACCATGGCGAACGACGGGGCCTGGCTCGCCGCTCACCAGCGGGCCGAGCGACCCACCAAGGCGGCGGCGCTCATCTCCGCCATCGTTGCCGCGGCCTGCCTCGTCCCGATGCCGGAGGCGGCACTGGTCGCGGTGGTGCTCGGCGGGGCCGCGGTCATCCTCGGGCTCGTGATCCGCGCCGCCGTGGTCGGCGGCCGGGCCGCCCGCGCCACGACGGCCGACTGA
- a CDS encoding carotenoid oxygenase family protein, which translates to MTETIHPTTESTNRYLRDNFAPVREELTATDLTVTGRLPDHLDGRYLRIGPNPLDDPGDQHHWFLGEGMVHGVRIRDGHAEWYRNRWVRSAAIADTLGEPHRGTPGERDFAANTNVLEHHGRTLALVEAGAPPYELTHDLATVGPCDFGGTLPSVAGRPGYAAHPHRDPDTGELHALSYNWTAGNRVAYSVLGNDGRIRRSVDVEVHGSPMMHDFALTERHVVILDLPVTFDIATATEDVPRLVRPLVRGLLNRVIGRNPLPEPVIARIARGGDAVSLPYRWNPDYPARIGIMPRDGDGASVRWFEIAPCYVFHTLNAYDDGDTVVVDVIRHPKMFATVLNGPDEGPAVLTRFTLDLRTGQARETGIDQRSQEFPRHDERLTGRRHRYGWAVGFEDGVPGDTLLRHDLESGSTESRRLGAGLEASEFCFVPNPDGTAEDDGVLMGYVHDRAEGRSQLRLLDAATLDDVATVHLPGRVPAGFHGNWAPEGTDLADV; encoded by the coding sequence ATGACCGAGACCATCCATCCCACGACCGAGTCCACGAACCGGTACCTGCGCGACAACTTCGCGCCGGTGCGCGAGGAGCTCACCGCCACCGACCTCACCGTCACCGGCCGCCTGCCCGACCACCTCGACGGCCGCTACCTGCGCATCGGACCGAACCCTCTCGACGACCCGGGCGACCAGCACCACTGGTTCCTCGGCGAGGGGATGGTGCACGGCGTGCGGATCCGCGACGGGCACGCCGAGTGGTACCGCAACCGCTGGGTGCGCTCGGCCGCCATCGCCGACACGCTGGGCGAGCCGCACCGCGGGACGCCCGGCGAGCGTGACTTCGCCGCGAACACGAACGTGCTGGAGCACCACGGCCGCACCCTGGCGCTCGTCGAGGCGGGCGCCCCGCCCTACGAGCTGACCCACGACCTCGCCACGGTCGGGCCGTGCGACTTCGGTGGCACCCTTCCGAGCGTCGCCGGCCGGCCGGGCTACGCCGCGCACCCGCACCGCGACCCGGACACCGGCGAGCTGCACGCCCTGTCCTACAACTGGACCGCCGGGAACCGCGTGGCCTACTCGGTGCTCGGCAACGACGGTCGCATCAGGCGCAGCGTCGACGTGGAGGTGCACGGCAGCCCGATGATGCACGACTTCGCCCTCACCGAGCGTCACGTCGTGATCCTCGACCTGCCCGTCACGTTCGACATCGCCACGGCCACCGAGGACGTGCCGCGCCTCGTCAGGCCGCTGGTGCGGGGGCTGCTCAACCGCGTCATCGGGCGCAACCCGCTGCCCGAGCCGGTGATCGCGCGGATCGCCCGCGGAGGCGACGCGGTCTCCCTCCCCTACCGCTGGAACCCCGACTACCCGGCGCGGATCGGCATCATGCCGCGCGACGGCGACGGCGCCTCGGTCCGGTGGTTCGAGATCGCGCCCTGCTACGTGTTCCACACCCTCAACGCGTACGACGACGGAGACACCGTCGTGGTCGACGTGATCCGCCACCCGAAGATGTTCGCGACGGTGCTGAACGGGCCGGACGAGGGCCCGGCGGTTCTCACCCGGTTCACCCTCGACCTGCGGACGGGACAGGCCCGCGAGACGGGAATCGACCAGCGTTCGCAGGAGTTCCCACGTCACGACGAGCGGCTGACGGGACGGCGGCACCGCTACGGCTGGGCGGTCGGCTTCGAGGACGGCGTGCCGGGCGACACGCTGCTGCGGCACGACCTCGAGTCCGGCTCTACCGAGTCGCGTCGCCTCGGCGCGGGACTGGAGGCCAGCGAGTTCTGCTTCGTGCCGAACCCCGACGGCACGGCCGAGGACGACGGCGTGCTGATGGGGTACGTCCACGACCGGGCCGAGGGCCGCAGCCAGCTCCGGCTGCTCGACGCGGCGACGCTCGACGACGTGGCGACCGTGCACCTGCCCGGCCGGGTGCCGGCGGGCTTCCACGGGAACTGGGCGCCGGAGGGCACCGACCTCGCCGACGTGTGA
- a CDS encoding TetR/AcrR family transcriptional regulator codes for MSSEPGPQALAVRARLLEEAARILDEEGPSALSTRRLATGAGTSTMAVYTHFGSMGGVVDAVATEGFRRLIDRVGAVDRTDDPAADLLAAAVAYRENALQNPHLYAVMFGAISVRGLGGQGPDADVAYAAFRQLVVFVERAMDAGVLRPDDPKAVAAQWWSALHGYMMLELAGMDQVVKDPEHHVLWQLMGNLLRSFSA; via the coding sequence ATGAGTTCTGAACCGGGTCCGCAGGCGCTCGCCGTCCGCGCGCGGCTCCTCGAGGAGGCGGCACGGATCCTCGACGAGGAGGGACCCTCGGCGCTGTCGACCCGTCGACTCGCCACCGGCGCGGGTACGTCCACGATGGCCGTCTACACGCACTTCGGGAGCATGGGCGGGGTGGTCGACGCTGTCGCGACCGAGGGATTCCGTCGCCTCATCGACCGGGTGGGTGCCGTCGACAGGACCGACGATCCCGCGGCCGACCTGCTGGCGGCCGCCGTGGCCTACCGCGAGAACGCCCTCCAGAACCCGCATCTCTACGCGGTGATGTTCGGGGCGATCAGCGTGCGGGGTCTCGGTGGACAGGGGCCCGACGCGGACGTGGCGTATGCGGCGTTCCGGCAGCTGGTGGTCTTCGTGGAGCGGGCCATGGACGCGGGAGTACTGCGCCCCGACGATCCGAAGGCGGTGGCGGCGCAGTGGTGGAGCGCGCTCCACGGCTACATGATGCTGGAGCTCGCAGGGATGGACCAGGTGGTGAAGGACCCCGAGCACCACGTGCTGTGGCAGCTCATGGGAAACCTGCTCCGCTCGTTCTCGGCCTGA
- a CDS encoding YnfA family protein: protein MDVMRSICLFAVAAVAEIGGAWLIWQGVREHRGVLWMGLGVVALGLYGFVATLQPDANFGRILAAYGGVFVAGSLAWGMLFDGFRPDRWDVAGAAVCLVGVAVIMYAPRSA from the coding sequence ATGGACGTGATGCGCTCGATCTGCCTGTTCGCCGTGGCCGCGGTCGCCGAGATCGGCGGCGCCTGGCTGATCTGGCAGGGCGTCCGCGAGCACCGCGGCGTGCTGTGGATGGGTCTCGGCGTCGTCGCGCTGGGGCTCTACGGATTCGTGGCCACGCTGCAGCCCGACGCGAACTTCGGTCGCATCCTGGCCGCCTACGGCGGCGTGTTCGTGGCCGGTTCCCTCGCTTGGGGGATGCTGTTCGACGGCTTCCGCCCGGACCGGTGGGACGTGGCCGGCGCCGCGGTCTGCCTCGTCGGCGTGGCCGTGATCATGTACGCGCCGCGCAGCGCCTGA
- a CDS encoding YchJ family protein, which yields MTDQPLTAEALMRSRFDAFRRGDRDWLLATWHPSTRPAELDLADNPRWRGLQVVDTEAGGPQDDRGVVEFRATYIADGELGILHERSTFLREDGRWYYVDGEIR from the coding sequence GTGACGGACCAGCCCCTGACCGCCGAGGCGCTCATGCGCTCGCGGTTCGATGCGTTCCGACGCGGCGACCGCGACTGGCTGCTCGCCACCTGGCACCCCTCGACCCGTCCGGCCGAGCTCGACCTGGCCGACAATCCGCGGTGGCGCGGGCTCCAGGTCGTGGACACCGAGGCCGGCGGACCGCAGGACGACAGGGGAGTGGTGGAGTTCCGGGCGACCTACATCGCCGACGGCGAGCTGGGGATCCTGCACGAGCGGTCGACGTTCCTGCGCGAGGACGGTCGCTGGTACTACGTGGACGGAGAGATCAGATGA
- a CDS encoding DUF4287 domain-containing protein: MSEDVKGPASYFPAIEKKHGEPIEHWMRQLESVATAKHMEQVAFLKDDFGFGHGHANAVVAVFRKERGL; this comes from the coding sequence ATGAGTGAGGACGTCAAGGGACCCGCGTCGTACTTCCCGGCGATCGAGAAGAAGCACGGTGAGCCCATCGAGCACTGGATGCGCCAGCTGGAGTCGGTCGCGACCGCCAAGCACATGGAGCAGGTCGCGTTCCTGAAGGACGACTTCGGCTTCGGGCACGGCCATGCCAACGCGGTCGTCGCGGTGTTCCGCAAGGAACGGGGCCTCTGA
- a CDS encoding ATP-grasp domain-containing protein, which translates to MARIAFATCDRLADGFEDDHEAARLVGAEFVVWNDPDVDWSVYDHVVIRSAWDYTIQREAFVVWVRSLGDRVSNAPDLVAFNSDKAYLGALGVPTVPTAYVVPGAQAPQLRGEVVVKPTVSAGGRDTGRFDPAHHDDARELIEQINASGRVAMVQPYVEGVDAAGETAVVFIGGEISHVLHKKPVLREQGTAALLNPDDPASEAAIMHDEDLVTAGEAAPEFLDLANAALGELAARFGVPLYARVDLVPGPAGPVVMEIEAVEPCLYLDLVPGAAERFADAIRSRLKR; encoded by the coding sequence GTGGCACGCATCGCCTTCGCCACCTGCGACCGACTCGCTGACGGATTCGAGGACGACCACGAGGCCGCGCGTCTCGTTGGAGCCGAGTTCGTCGTCTGGAACGACCCCGACGTCGACTGGTCGGTCTACGACCACGTGGTCATCCGCTCCGCCTGGGACTACACGATCCAGCGCGAGGCGTTCGTGGTGTGGGTGCGGTCGCTCGGCGACCGCGTCTCCAACGCTCCCGACCTGGTCGCCTTCAACTCCGACAAGGCCTACCTCGGCGCGCTCGGCGTTCCCACCGTGCCCACGGCGTACGTGGTGCCCGGGGCGCAGGCGCCGCAGCTGCGCGGTGAGGTCGTCGTGAAGCCCACGGTCTCGGCCGGCGGGCGCGACACGGGTCGCTTCGACCCGGCCCACCACGACGACGCCCGCGAGCTGATCGAGCAGATCAACGCCTCGGGGCGCGTCGCGATGGTCCAGCCGTACGTCGAGGGCGTCGACGCCGCGGGCGAGACGGCCGTGGTCTTCATCGGCGGTGAGATCTCGCACGTGCTGCACAAGAAGCCGGTCCTGCGCGAGCAGGGCACCGCGGCCCTGCTCAACCCTGACGACCCGGCGTCCGAGGCCGCGATCATGCACGACGAGGACCTCGTGACCGCCGGGGAGGCGGCACCGGAGTTCCTCGACCTCGCGAACGCCGCCCTCGGCGAGCTGGCCGCGCGCTTCGGCGTGCCGCTCTACGCGCGCGTCGACCTGGTGCCCGGCCCGGCGGGTCCGGTGGTCATGGAGATCGAGGCCGTCGAGCCGTGCCTCTACCTCGACCTCGTCCCGGGGGCGGCCGAGCGCTTCGCCGACGCGATCAGGTCGCGTCTGAAGCGCTGA
- a CDS encoding YibE/F family protein: MTHHHAIEPAEGPPRPRLAWSLTAVVLAVALLAFGAVAALWPDPDDVPQGADPYGAVAILDATVTDVTPFDCNSTGTGPDNIPMVEGSCANVTAETERGTSAVFTLDPTRYVGGAVEKGDDIRVIEVAPDGQQPTYEFYDHQRGPQLMILAIVFAILVAVVGRWRGLFALVGIGITLLVLLRFVLPALLADQPPIAVAVAGSTVIMLAVLYLAHGVSIRTTAALFGTLFGIGFTALAGAMSTDWAHLTGVGSEDDHLLLATAPEMSLAGVVSASMVIAGLGVLNDVTVTQASAVWEMRALKPTAGRTELFGSAMRIGRDHIASSVYTLVFAYAGTAMTTLLLISAYQRPLLEVAVTEGIAQEIVRTLVGAIGLVLAVPITTVIAVWLAPTRITERDLSGVDTP; the protein is encoded by the coding sequence GTGACACATCACCACGCGATCGAGCCTGCCGAGGGACCGCCCCGACCCCGCCTGGCGTGGTCGCTGACCGCCGTGGTGCTCGCCGTGGCCCTCCTGGCCTTCGGCGCGGTGGCCGCCCTGTGGCCCGATCCCGACGACGTCCCGCAGGGCGCCGACCCGTACGGCGCCGTCGCGATCCTCGACGCGACGGTCACCGACGTCACCCCGTTCGACTGCAACAGCACGGGCACGGGGCCCGACAACATCCCCATGGTCGAGGGCTCGTGCGCGAACGTCACGGCCGAGACCGAGCGCGGGACGTCGGCGGTGTTCACCCTCGACCCGACGCGCTACGTCGGCGGAGCCGTGGAGAAGGGCGACGACATCCGCGTCATCGAGGTCGCCCCCGACGGCCAGCAGCCCACGTACGAGTTCTACGACCACCAGCGCGGTCCCCAGCTGATGATCCTGGCAATCGTGTTCGCGATCCTCGTCGCCGTGGTCGGTCGCTGGCGCGGACTGTTCGCGCTCGTCGGCATCGGCATCACCCTCCTGGTCCTGCTGAGGTTCGTGCTGCCGGCGCTGCTGGCCGACCAGCCACCGATCGCGGTGGCCGTGGCGGGCTCGACCGTGATCATGCTGGCGGTGCTCTACCTGGCGCACGGCGTCTCGATCCGCACCACCGCGGCGCTGTTCGGCACCCTGTTCGGCATCGGCTTCACGGCCCTCGCCGGAGCGATGTCCACGGACTGGGCCCACCTGACCGGGGTCGGGTCGGAGGACGACCACCTGCTGCTCGCCACCGCGCCCGAGATGAGCCTGGCCGGCGTCGTCTCGGCCTCGATGGTGATCGCCGGACTCGGCGTGCTCAACGACGTCACGGTCACGCAGGCGAGCGCGGTGTGGGAGATGCGGGCCCTCAAGCCCACCGCCGGTCGCACCGAGCTGTTCGGCTCGGCCATGCGCATCGGCCGCGACCACATCGCCTCGAGCGTCTACACGCTGGTCTTCGCGTACGCCGGCACGGCCATGACCACGCTCCTGCTGATCTCGGCGTACCAGCGCCCGCTGCTCGAGGTCGCCGTCACCGAGGGCATCGCGCAGGAGATCGTGCGCACGCTCGTCGGCGCGATCGGCCTCGTGCTGGCGGTGCCCATCACCACGGTCATCGCGGTCTGGCTGGCACCCACCCGCATCACTGAGCGTGACCTTTCCGGGGTCGACACGCCGTGA
- a CDS encoding phosphotransferase: protein MARGEEIPEHLPGGSGGVWRVGRTVRRPTGPWTPAVHELLDWLAGEGLGGIPHVSGLDEDDREVVSYIEGRGVPVDDEVVLDTVLVEAVAWLRDFHDIVEDFRPDGPRTWRQAGEVELGDDEIICHNDPGAYNWIIQSGHFVAMIDWDLAGPGQRIDDLAFLCWTAIPLYREIPLEDVVRRLDLVVDTYAEWGPMALLDAVVARMTTATERIAAGIERGDPGMLNLARKGEPQRTRDRLAAFEARLPAIRAAL from the coding sequence GTGGCACGTGGTGAAGAGATCCCCGAACACCTCCCCGGTGGTTCCGGCGGCGTGTGGCGTGTGGGCCGCACGGTCCGGCGCCCCACCGGCCCCTGGACGCCGGCCGTCCACGAGCTGCTGGACTGGCTCGCCGGCGAGGGCCTCGGCGGCATCCCGCACGTCTCCGGACTCGATGAGGACGACCGCGAGGTCGTCTCCTACATCGAGGGCCGCGGCGTGCCCGTCGACGACGAGGTCGTGCTCGACACCGTGCTCGTCGAGGCGGTGGCGTGGCTGCGCGACTTCCACGACATCGTCGAGGACTTCCGGCCCGACGGCCCGCGCACGTGGCGCCAGGCGGGCGAGGTCGAGCTCGGCGACGACGAGATCATCTGCCACAACGACCCCGGAGCCTACAACTGGATCATCCAGAGCGGGCACTTCGTGGCGATGATCGACTGGGACCTCGCCGGGCCGGGGCAGCGCATCGACGACCTCGCCTTCCTGTGCTGGACGGCCATCCCGCTCTACCGCGAGATCCCGCTCGAGGACGTCGTCCGTCGACTGGACCTCGTGGTCGACACGTACGCCGAGTGGGGCCCGATGGCGCTGCTGGACGCGGTGGTCGCCCGGATGACCACCGCGACGGAGCGGATCGCCGCCGGGATCGAGCGAGGTGACCCCGGCATGCTCAACCTGGCGCGCAAGGGAGAGCCCCAGCGCACGCGCGACCGGCTGGCCGCGTTCGAGGCCCGCCTGCCGGCCATCCGCGCCGCCCTCTGA
- a CDS encoding bile acid:sodium symporter family protein, which translates to MDSMLSTVGLPIALGIIMFGLGLSLTVADFARVRRSPKAVAIALLCQLVLLPVVCFGLVLALDLPPVLAVGMLLLAASPGGSTANLFSHLFRGDVALNITLTAINSVVAIVSLPIVTNLAMAYFDLGDEVTLQYRKVVEVFAIVLIPVVIGMWVRAKRPDFADRMDRPVRIGSALVLFIIIVGIVVDQRSNVGDYAASVGLAVAIFCAASLVIGFVVPAWAGVTERQAVACSFEIGVHNATLAIYVAVEVLDSVELSVPAAVYGLVMFVMAALWGLALTRWILPRTEARTLPSHHG; encoded by the coding sequence ATGGATTCGATGCTGTCGACCGTGGGCCTGCCGATCGCCCTCGGGATCATCATGTTCGGTCTCGGGCTGTCGCTGACCGTCGCGGACTTCGCGCGGGTGCGGAGGTCGCCGAAGGCCGTCGCGATCGCGCTGCTGTGCCAGCTCGTGCTGCTGCCGGTCGTGTGCTTCGGGCTCGTGCTGGCGCTCGACCTGCCGCCCGTGCTCGCGGTGGGCATGCTGCTCCTGGCCGCCTCGCCCGGCGGCAGCACCGCGAACCTGTTCAGCCACCTCTTCCGCGGCGACGTCGCCCTGAACATCACGCTGACCGCGATCAACTCGGTCGTTGCGATCGTCTCGCTGCCGATCGTCACGAACCTGGCCATGGCCTACTTCGACCTCGGGGACGAGGTCACGCTGCAGTACCGCAAGGTGGTCGAAGTCTTCGCCATCGTGCTCATCCCGGTCGTGATCGGCATGTGGGTGCGGGCGAAGCGGCCCGACTTCGCCGACCGCATGGACCGGCCCGTGCGGATCGGCTCGGCGCTGGTGCTCTTCATCATCATCGTGGGCATCGTCGTCGACCAGCGCTCGAACGTGGGGGACTACGCGGCCTCGGTCGGCCTGGCGGTCGCGATCTTCTGTGCCGCGAGCCTGGTCATCGGGTTCGTGGTGCCCGCCTGGGCGGGCGTCACCGAGCGGCAGGCCGTGGCGTGCTCGTTCGAGATCGGCGTGCACAACGCCACGCTCGCGATCTACGTGGCGGTCGAGGTGCTCGACAGCGTGGAGCTCTCGGTGCCGGCGGCCGTCTACGGACTGGTGATGTTCGTGATGGCCGCGCTGTGGGGCCTCGCGCTCACCCGGTGGATCCTGCCGCGGACGGAGGCCCGGACGCTACCGTCGCACCATGGCTGA